Below is a window of Prosthecobacter sp. SYSU 5D2 DNA.
CATTTCCGGCAGCCGTTTGGGCTCGATGCCCATGCCGTTGTCCTTCACAGTGACCACGATCTCCTGTCCCTGCCGGGAGGCTTCCATGCGGACTTTACCTCCCTTCGGGGTATATTTGGCCGCATTTGTCAGGAGGTTCAAAATGATCTGTTCAATTCGGGTCGGGTCTGCCATCAGCCACAGCTTGTCACGCTCAAAATGGCACTTGAGCTCATGCCCTCTCTCTTTCATCAGGGGTTGGGCAGAGTCACAGGCCCGGCCCAGCACCACAGCCAGATCAATGATTTTGCGACGCAGCCGGATCTTGCCGGTCGTGATGCGGGAAACGTCCAGCAGATCATCAATCAGGTGGGCCAGCTGGGTGGTCTGCCTTTCGATGACGCCTGCGGCCCAGGCGTGCGTTTCCGGGTCCCCGGCAGCTTGGAGCAGGGAGGCGGCATTCGCCACCGAGGCCAGCGGATTGCGCAGCTCATGCGCTAGCATCGCCAGAAATTCATCCTTCCTCCGGTCCGCTTCTAGCGCCAGGGCGGCCATCTTTTCGCGCTCTTCCAGCAGGGAGCGGACTTGATATTGCCGCCGCCGGGAGCGCATGGCGGCCTCCAGGGTGCTGACCAGCGTGTCCGGCCTCACTGGTCTCTCGATGATGGAGACATTGCCGGCGGGCTCCAGTGCCGCCAGCTGTCTCCGGCGATAGGCAGACTCTCCACTGCCGGTGATGATCACCATGGGCAGGTCCGACCAGGACGGCTGCTTCAGCAAAAGGGCGGTCAGGTCATCAATGAAGGCTTTCCCCAAAACTTCTTCGGCCAACAGCAATACACCGCAGCCTTTTTCCGCCCGT
It encodes the following:
- a CDS encoding ATP-binding protein, yielding MGKAFIDDLTALLLKQPSWSDLPMVIITGSGESAYRRRQLAALEPAGNVSIIERPVRPDTLVSTLEAAMRSRRRQYQVRSLLEEREKMAALALEADRRKDEFLAMLAHELRNPLASVANAASLLQAAGDPETHAWAAGVIERQTTQLAHLIDDLLDVSRITTGKIRLRRKIIDLAVVLGRACDSAQPLMKERGHELKCHFERDKLWLMADPTRIEQIILNLLTNAAKYTPKGGKVRMEASRQGQEIVVTVKDNGMGIEPKRLPEMFQLFTQGERSIARSEGGLGIGLTIVEKLTEMHDGKVEAFSAGPGQGSLFTVRLPAAAVQIPAPQDKSPQVSDPTKALRVLVVDDNVDSAVGLARLLGRAGHQVSLAYDGPEALEQARKLTPEAIVLDIGLPTMDGYEVARLLRLEPWGSDVLLIAVTGYGQEEDRQRALMAGFDHHLVKPVDLARLKDLLKERVQAA